From the Ctenopharyngodon idella isolate HZGC_01 chromosome 3, HZGC01, whole genome shotgun sequence genome, one window contains:
- the LOC127508831 gene encoding zinc-alpha-2-glycoprotein-like isoform X5 → MGSGVATKSFALLCFLFLCGTSPSLQAEKHSLYYIYTALSKPVDLPGIHEFTAMGLLDDRQIDYYNSKDKRKIPTQQWMKEKMQEDYWEKGTQSRKSKEQWFNVNVHILMNRMKDNESDVHVLQWRHGCEVEGNEPFWKFSKGIDEYSYDGDNFLSFDDKESQWVAPVDAALPTKRKWDNVPILNQYTKGYLEKECVDWLNKFREYGDEELRNGSPPDVYVSAKKSTSDKTKLKLTCLATGFYPKDVMLVIRKYRTSLSNDEVESTGVRPNHDGTFQLRKTVDIKEDEKAEYDCYVSHSTLKEPIIEKWDGKCKNCNEGSSMLIGIVIGAVLVAVIVAGVCVYLVKTKRIVCAQQRNKNGEPQDANEAHKTLLPGFPGGNNSNGHEQKAPNGGINGTI, encoded by the exons AAAAACACTCCCTGTATTACATTTACACGGCCTTGTCCAAACCCGTCGATCTGCCGGGCATCCATGAATTCACTGCTATGGGTCTGCTagatgacagacagattgaCTATTATAATAGCAAGGATAAGAGAAAGATTCCCACACAGCAGTGGATGAAAGAGAAAATGCAGGAGGATTACTGGGAAAAAGGCACCCAGTCAAGAAAGAGCAAAGAACAGTGGTTTAATGTGAACGTCCACATTCTGATGAACCGTATGAAAGATAATGAATCAG ATGTTCATGTACTTCAGTGGAGACATGGTTGTGAAGTTGAGGGAAATGAACCTTTTTGGAAGTTTTCCAAAGGCATTGATGAGTACAGCTATGATGGTGATAACTTTCTGTCTTTTGATGATAAGGAGTCTCAGTGGGTTGCCCCCGTTGATGCAGCACTTCCAACCAAGAGAAAATGGGATAATGTGCCCATCCTGAACCAGTACACCAAGGGCTACCTGGAGAAAGAGTGTGTGGACTGGCTCAACAAATTCAGAGAATATGGAGACGAGGAACTCAGAAATGGCT CTCCTCCAGATGTTTATGTGTCTGCAAAAAAGTCTACCAGTGACAAAACTAAGCTGAAACTCACCTGTCTAGCCACTGGCTTCTACCCCAAAGACGTCATGTTGGTCATAAGGAAATATCGAACATCCCTGTCTAATGATGAGGTTGAATCCACAGGAGTCAGACCAAACCATGATGGAACCTTCCAGCTGAGGAAAACTGTGGATATTAAGGAGGATGAAAAAGCTGAATATGACTGTTATGTGTCCCACAGTACTCTCAAAGAACCAATCATTGAGAAATGGG atgGAAAATGCAAAAACTGTAATGAAGGCTCTTCTATGCTTATTGGAATTGTGATTGGAGCTGTACTTGTAGCAGTAATTGTTGCAGGAGTCTGCGTTTACCTTGTTAAGACTAAAAGAATTG TTTGCGCACaacagagaaataaaaatgGAGAACCACAAGATGCTAATGAAGCACACAAAACCCTTCTCCCAG GTTTCCCAGGAGGAAACAACAGCAATGGACATGAACAAAAAGCACCCAATGGAG GAATCAACGGAACGATCTAA
- the LOC127508831 gene encoding zinc-alpha-2-glycoprotein-like isoform X2, with protein MMGSGVATKSFALLCLLFLCGTSPSLQAEKHSLYYIYTALSKPVDLPGIHEFTAMGLLDDRQIDYYNSKDKRKIPTQQWMKEKMQEDYWEKGTQSRKSKEQWFNVNVHILMNRMKDNESDVHVLQWRHGCEVEGNEPFWKFSKGIDEYSYDGDNFLSFDDKESQWVAPVDAALPTKRKWDNVPILNQYTKGYLEKECVDWLNKFREYGDEELRNGSPPDVYVSAKKSTSDKTKLKLTCLATGFYPKDVMLVIRKYRTSLSNDEVESTGVRPNHDGTFQLRKTVDIKEDEKAEYDCYVSHSTLKEPIIEKWDGKCKNCNEGSSMLIGIVIGAVLVAVIVAGVCVYLVKTKRIVCAQQRNKNGEPQDANEAHKTLLPGFPGGNNSNGHEQKAPNGGINGTI; from the exons AAAAACACTCCCTGTATTACATTTACACGGCCTTGTCCAAACCCGTCGATCTGCCGGGCATCCATGAATTCACTGCTATGGGTCTGCTagatgacagacagattgaCTATTATAATAGCAAGGATAAGAGAAAGATTCCCACACAGCAGTGGATGAAAGAGAAAATGCAGGAGGATTACTGGGAAAAAGGCACCCAGTCAAGAAAGAGCAAAGAACAGTGGTTTAATGTGAACGTCCACATTCTGATGAACCGTATGAAAGATAATGAATCAG ATGTTCATGTACTTCAGTGGAGACATGGTTGTGAAGTTGAGGGAAATGAACCTTTTTGGAAGTTTTCCAAAGGCATTGATGAGTACAGCTATGATGGTGATAACTTTCTGTCTTTTGATGATAAGGAGTCTCAGTGGGTTGCCCCCGTTGATGCAGCACTTCCAACCAAGAGAAAATGGGATAATGTGCCCATCCTGAACCAGTACACCAAGGGCTACCTGGAGAAAGAGTGTGTGGACTGGCTCAACAAATTCAGAGAATATGGAGACGAGGAACTCAGAAATGGCT CTCCTCCAGATGTTTATGTGTCTGCAAAAAAGTCTACCAGTGACAAAACTAAGCTGAAACTCACCTGTCTAGCCACTGGCTTCTACCCCAAAGACGTCATGTTGGTCATAAGGAAATATCGAACATCCCTGTCTAATGATGAGGTTGAATCCACAGGAGTCAGACCAAACCATGATGGAACCTTCCAGCTGAGGAAAACTGTGGATATTAAGGAGGATGAAAAAGCTGAATATGACTGTTATGTGTCCCACAGTACTCTCAAAGAACCAATCATTGAGAAATGGG atgGAAAATGCAAAAACTGTAATGAAGGCTCTTCTATGCTTATTGGAATTGTGATTGGAGCTGTACTTGTAGCAGTAATTGTTGCAGGAGTCTGCGTTTACCTTGTTAAGACTAAAAGAATTG TTTGCGCACaacagagaaataaaaatgGAGAACCACAAGATGCTAATGAAGCACACAAAACCCTTCTCCCAG GTTTCCCAGGAGGAAACAACAGCAATGGACATGAACAAAAAGCACCCAATGGAG GAATCAACGGAACGATCTAA
- the LOC127508831 gene encoding zinc-alpha-2-glycoprotein-like isoform X4, with translation MGSGVATKSFALLCLLFLCGTSPSLQAEKHSLYYIYTALSKPVDLPGIHEFTAMGLLDDRQIDYYNSKDKRKIPTQQWMKEKMQEDYWEKGTQSRKSKEQWFNVNVHILMNRMKDNESDVHVLQWRHGCEVEGNEPFWKFSKGIDEYSYDGDNFLSFDDKESQWVAPVDAALPTKRKWDNVPILNQYTKGYLEKECVDWLNKFREYGDEELRNGSPPDVYVSAKKSTSDKTKLKLTCLATGFYPKDVMLVIRKYRTSLSNDEVESTGVRPNHDGTFQLRKTVDIKEDEKAEYDCYVSHSTLKEPIIEKWDGKCKNCNEGSSMLIGIVIGAVLVAVIVAGVCVYLVKTKRIVCAQQRNKNGEPQDANEAHKTLLPGFPGGNNSNGHEQKAPNGGINGTI, from the exons ATGGGCTCGGGTGTCGCGACCAAGAGTTTTGCTCTgctttgtcttttgtttctcTGCGGGACTTCTCCTTCACTTCAAGCAg AAAAACACTCCCTGTATTACATTTACACGGCCTTGTCCAAACCCGTCGATCTGCCGGGCATCCATGAATTCACTGCTATGGGTCTGCTagatgacagacagattgaCTATTATAATAGCAAGGATAAGAGAAAGATTCCCACACAGCAGTGGATGAAAGAGAAAATGCAGGAGGATTACTGGGAAAAAGGCACCCAGTCAAGAAAGAGCAAAGAACAGTGGTTTAATGTGAACGTCCACATTCTGATGAACCGTATGAAAGATAATGAATCAG ATGTTCATGTACTTCAGTGGAGACATGGTTGTGAAGTTGAGGGAAATGAACCTTTTTGGAAGTTTTCCAAAGGCATTGATGAGTACAGCTATGATGGTGATAACTTTCTGTCTTTTGATGATAAGGAGTCTCAGTGGGTTGCCCCCGTTGATGCAGCACTTCCAACCAAGAGAAAATGGGATAATGTGCCCATCCTGAACCAGTACACCAAGGGCTACCTGGAGAAAGAGTGTGTGGACTGGCTCAACAAATTCAGAGAATATGGAGACGAGGAACTCAGAAATGGCT CTCCTCCAGATGTTTATGTGTCTGCAAAAAAGTCTACCAGTGACAAAACTAAGCTGAAACTCACCTGTCTAGCCACTGGCTTCTACCCCAAAGACGTCATGTTGGTCATAAGGAAATATCGAACATCCCTGTCTAATGATGAGGTTGAATCCACAGGAGTCAGACCAAACCATGATGGAACCTTCCAGCTGAGGAAAACTGTGGATATTAAGGAGGATGAAAAAGCTGAATATGACTGTTATGTGTCCCACAGTACTCTCAAAGAACCAATCATTGAGAAATGGG atgGAAAATGCAAAAACTGTAATGAAGGCTCTTCTATGCTTATTGGAATTGTGATTGGAGCTGTACTTGTAGCAGTAATTGTTGCAGGAGTCTGCGTTTACCTTGTTAAGACTAAAAGAATTG TTTGCGCACaacagagaaataaaaatgGAGAACCACAAGATGCTAATGAAGCACACAAAACCCTTCTCCCAG GTTTCCCAGGAGGAAACAACAGCAATGGACATGAACAAAAAGCACCCAATGGAG GAATCAACGGAACGATCTAA